CCCCGCGAGAGGGCCGGCACAGGCAAGCCTTATTCAGCCACTTGCAGCATCGGCCACAACCTCAACCAATCCTTCTCCCGCATCCGCTTGGCCATCGCCTCACGCTTGCCCGGCGTAGCACGCACCACCATGCCGAACAGATCCTCCAACCCCAACGGCGCCAGCACCTCGCACCGGTCATCCTGCGTGCGCCGCACCGCTACCGCCGTGGCAGTCTCGGCCCAGTAGCACATGGCATCACGGGTCGACGCATAAGGCGCCTGGCCGTGACGCAAGTGCATACGCGCCTGGTTCTTCACCGACCACAGCACCTCCGGCGCCCAGGCCTGCAACCGAGCTTCCAGTTGCACATCCTCGGCCGAATCGCTGCGCCCCCGGTCGAACCACAGCACGTCCACATCCCCTTGCGGCGCGGTGATGGCCCGGCCATGCAGATAATCCCACACGGCATTGCGCACGAAACCCGCGCCGATCCACGCATCGGGCAAGCCAAGATCACGCACCAGCGCCAGCAACCGCCAGCGCACAGGGTCATTGTGAATCAGCGTCTGGATCTGTTGTTCAAAGCGCATCTCAGAAGCGCTCGTCGCGCAAGGCGGGCAAGGTGATGTCGCGCACATAGCTGGCCGACGACAGGTTCAGCATCATCCGGCACACCTGCACCACATCGTGCAGCGGGATCAGCGAGCCCTCGCCACGCCGTTCGGCCTCGGCCAGCGGCACGTCCAGGCCATCCTCGGTGTTCAGGTAGCCCAGGTTCAGGCAACTCACCCCCAGGCCCTGTTCGCGGAAGCCTTCGCGCAGGCTTTCGGCGATGCCGCGCAAGCCGAACTTGCTGGCACCGAAGGTCACCTCTGGGCGACCGCTGCCCGGCAGGCCGGAGGTGGAGCCGGTGAGGATGATCCGTGGGCGGGCACTCTGCAGCAGCAGCGGCAGCAGGCGCTTGATCAGCAGCAGCGGCGCGGTGATGTTGGTGTCGACCATGCGCTCGATCTGCGCCTCGTCATCATCGAGGAAGCTGTAGCCCTCCTCGAAGGCCTGCGCCTCCCAGATGCCGACGTTGTACACCAGCACGTCCAGCCCACCGTCGGCCACCGCCTCATGGATGATCGCCGCGGCCTGGCGCGGCTGGCCGAGGTCGGCCTCGATCCACTGCGCCGCGCCCGGCAACGCCACCGGCCTGCTGCGTGACACACCGATCAGCGTATCGCCATGCCCCCCCAGGCCCTGCACCAGCGCCTGGCCCAATCCCTTGCTTGCACCGACCACTAGAATTCGCATCGAATCACTCCCTATGGACTGCGCCGGATAGTACCCTGCCTGCCCCAGTAATTCAGTCGGAAATGCCAGGCAGCCCGTGAACAGAGAGCAACTCGAGCAAAACCAGATCCCCCTGTACTTCATCGCCGTGGCGCTGGCCGCCGTGTTTGGACTGCTCGCACCCGGCGGCGCCAGCGCCCTCGAAGCGCTAGTGACTCCGGCCATCGCCGTGCTGATGTACGCGATGTTCCTGCAGATTCCCTTCCTCGACCTGCGCGCAGGGCTTGGCAACCGGCGCTTCATGGCCGCGCTGTTGCTGGCCAACTTCGTGCTGGTGCCGCTGCTGGTCTGGGCTGGAACCCGCGGGCTGGTCGAGCACCCCGCCGTGCTGGTCGGCGCCCTGCTGGTGCTGCTGACGCCGTGCATCGACTATGTGGTGGTGTTCACCCACCTCGGCAAGGGCGACGCGCGCCTGACCCTGGCCGCCACGCCGGTGCTGTTGCTGGTGCAACTGGCGCTGCTGCCGCTGTACCTGGCGTTGATGCTCGGCGGCGCCAGCCATGTGGAGATTTCCGTGGTGCCCTTCGTCGAAGCCTTCGTGCTGCTGATCGCGCTGCCACTGCTGCTGGCCGTCGCCACCAGCGCCGGGGCGCGGCGCTCTGCGCTGGTTTCGAAGTGGAACGACGCCTGGGCGTGGCTGCCGGTGCCGGCCATGGCCCTGGTGCTGATCGCGGTGATCGGCTCGCAGATCGGCGTGGTGGCCAGCCGGCTGGACGACCTGCTGCCGGTGGTGCCGGTGTATGTCGGCTTCGCTTTGCTGGCGCCGCTGCTTGGGTGGTTTGTGGCGCGGATGTTCAGGTTGTCCACAGGCGAGGCCCGGGCGGTGACCTTCAGCGCCGCCACGCGAAATTCGCTGGTGGTGCTGCCGTTGGCATTGGCGCTGCCGGAGTCGATCCGGGCATTGGCAGCGGCGGCGGTGATTACCCAGACGCTGGTGGAACTGGTCAGCGAGCTGGTCTACGTTCGTGTTGTGCCGAGTTTGGTACGGGCCGATCATTCAAGCTGATGTCGTCGGGGCCGCTTC
This sequence is a window from Pseudomonas maumuensis. Protein-coding genes within it:
- a CDS encoding nucleotidyltransferase family protein, which produces MRFEQQIQTLIHNDPVRWRLLALVRDLGLPDAWIGAGFVRNAVWDYLHGRAITAPQGDVDVLWFDRGRSDSAEDVQLEARLQAWAPEVLWSVKNQARMHLRHGQAPYASTRDAMCYWAETATAVAVRRTQDDRCEVLAPLGLEDLFGMVVRATPGKREAMAKRMREKDWLRLWPMLQVAE
- a CDS encoding SDR family NAD(P)-dependent oxidoreductase, producing MRILVVGASKGLGQALVQGLGGHGDTLIGVSRSRPVALPGAAQWIEADLGQPRQAAAIIHEAVADGGLDVLVYNVGIWEAQAFEEGYSFLDDDEAQIERMVDTNITAPLLLIKRLLPLLLQSARPRIILTGSTSGLPGSGRPEVTFGASKFGLRGIAESLREGFREQGLGVSCLNLGYLNTEDGLDVPLAEAERRGEGSLIPLHDVVQVCRMMLNLSSASYVRDITLPALRDERF
- a CDS encoding arsenic resistance protein, giving the protein MNREQLEQNQIPLYFIAVALAAVFGLLAPGGASALEALVTPAIAVLMYAMFLQIPFLDLRAGLGNRRFMAALLLANFVLVPLLVWAGTRGLVEHPAVLVGALLVLLTPCIDYVVVFTHLGKGDARLTLAATPVLLLVQLALLPLYLALMLGGASHVEISVVPFVEAFVLLIALPLLLAVATSAGARRSALVSKWNDAWAWLPVPAMALVLIAVIGSQIGVVASRLDDLLPVVPVYVGFALLAPLLGWFVARMFRLSTGEARAVTFSAATRNSLVVLPLALALPESIRALAAAAVITQTLVELVSELVYVRVVPSLVRADHSS